In Actinomycetota bacterium, the genomic stretch ATCCCCATCATGCCGAAAACTATAGCCAGAGCCAGGAAAATAGTTTAAGGGAGATAATTGAAAGCAGCACCAAAATAGTGGCAGTAGGGGAGGCAGGATTAGATTACTTTAGAAATACCAGTCCTAAAAAGGATCAAATCAGGGCCTTTGAGTCGCAGATAGGCTTAGCTTTAGAATACAATCTACCCCTGGTAATACATGACCGGGATGCCCACCAGGATATTTTGCAGGTACTATCCAGTTATGCTGGCCAAGATGGGTTTAAGGCGGTAGTGCATTGTTATTCTGGAGACAGTGATTTGGCTTTAAAACTAATAGAGCAGGGCCTGTTTATTTCCTTTACTGGAGTCCTTACCTTTCCCAATGCGGGCAAGGTAGCAGAAGCAGCGAAAGTTATACCCATGGATAGAATATTTTTAGAGACCGATACCCCTTTTCTGGCCCCCCAAGCTAAGCGGGGACAGGAAAACCAGCCGGCTTATGTTACCTATATTGCTGAAAAATTAGCAGAGATTAAGAATTTAAGTTTGGAAGAAGTAGCAAATATTACTACCAGAAATGCTATTGATTTTTTTGGCTTAGGCAAAATATGATGAATGGCTATATCAGCAGTCCTTCTAACACCGCCAGCCTGCTCAAGCAGTATGATATCAGGCTTAAGAAAGCATATGGGCAAAATTTTTTAATAGATACCAATATATTAAAAAAAATTACCAGTTATGCTGGAGTGGGAAAAAATGATTGTATCCTGGAGATAGGAAGCGGCATAGGCAGCCTAACTGAGGTTTTGCTGGAAAAAGGTGCAAATATAGTATGCATAGAACTGGACTCCAGGATGACAGGTGTATTCAAACATTTATTTTCTTCTCACTTAGGTAGTA encodes the following:
- a CDS encoding TatD family hydrolase, which encodes MNLVDTHAHLDMLKKSTPAQAVDAAIRQGVQYIINIGSSLEASKQAKALSEVFDNVYSAAGIHPHHAENYSQSQENSLREIIESSTKIVAVGEAGLDYFRNTSPKKDQIRAFESQIGLALEYNLPLVIHDRDAHQDILQVLSSYAGQDGFKAVVHCYSGDSDLALKLIEQGLFISFTGVLTFPNAGKVAEAAKVIPMDRIFLETDTPFLAPQAKRGQENQPAYVTYIAEKLAEIKNLSLEEVANITTRNAIDFFGLGKI